The Capsicum annuum cultivar UCD-10X-F1 unplaced genomic scaffold, UCD10Xv1.1 ctg39543, whole genome shotgun sequence region ACTGCAACAATGTAGaaaattttacccaaaaattgatagtagAAACACTGAGCATCTAATGCAAGGAGACAAAAGGTCAGACTGCCTTCAGAAAGTATGATGCTAAAGTGAATCTCGATTTTTATAGTACTGGTAAACCCATCATTAAGTTAAAAGTGGAAGTCCACTAGTCAGACAGCTATGTGATCAGAAAGAGAGGTCACTGTAAGAATATCAAGTGTCCTTTGTTTGATACCTATAAACGTGATCAACCATCAATAGTCAAATTATAAAAGCATcttctcttctcttatttcaccTGACCTCTCTTAGGAAATAACATAAGCTGATCTTGAACACCTATTTGGAGCTAGAGCTATAATTCAACTGTTTAAAGGTCCAGCATAGCTAAACAAGCAGAACATACCCCCTTAACTGAATTCAAAAACTTGGCTAGCACAAAAAACTTTAGTCTGGGTTTTTAGCAGCCTAAACATTCTTGTGCACCATAGAACAAAACGTTGTCCCTCACATCACTGGTGAACGCATGAAAAATTAAGATTAATATTTAGCATGCaagagagaaagagggagaaGAGCCTGGACTAGTGCTGAAAACCCAGAACCTAAAGACAATCACTCTTGGAAAAGAAAAGAAGCATAGAAACCAATGTAGGAAGCATCAAAATATACGAGAGCTTTGGAAATCACAATCAACCAACATTAGAAAACTGCACAGAGACAATGATACACTGGCGTAAAGTTATCACAACCAAAACCTCAAATAGCAACAAGATACTTGggataaaaaacaactaaaaacagaTAATCGCAGGCAAAGAACCAAAAATGTAAATACCTTCCGAGGCTTTGAAGTCATGGACAAATCTCCAGCCTGCAGCGACCGTAGGAAGACCAAAATAGAACAGACAACAGGAGACAAAAGGAGAACCGCGATGCCAAATTCAAACTACAGAAAGTCGTTCACTAAATTTTGTTAGAAAACGGAAAATACAATCATATGGAGTACATTTTAGCTGCACCATACTCCAAATACACTAAACTGAACTttaaaagtactaatgcatttcttaCCTGTTGGTGTGTAGCATTC contains the following coding sequences:
- the LOC124891663 gene encoding calpain-type cysteine protease DEK1-like, with the protein product MLHHVAGTPERAWLLFSLIFILETVVVAIFRPKTIKLLNATHQQFEFGIAVLLLSPVVCSILVFLRSLQAGDLSMTSKPRKLFFIPSILLLFEVLVVITLRQCIIVSVQFSNVG